TCTTCAGGAAATTTTCAATAcaaagtatttttcaatttattctttccATGAACTTCTAAGTACAGTGTACTTTCTAGTTCATAGTTTCTTAGTTTACTGAGCATCCAAAAAATCCAGTTTATCATCACGATTAGAAGTCAATCCCAAAAGGATCTTGATTTTTAAGTTCAActattattccattattttttccttatgggATATCAAGTTCAGCAATGTGGTGAACTTCAATTTCACGAGCATTCATGGACACCCAGGTCCAAGGCGTTTTCCCAGTTTAGCTCGAGGAGGCCCAGTTAATCTGAATAGTCAACAGgtatttaattaaattcaaagttCTTTTCAGCACCTTCAGCTTGTTAGAGACTTTGTTGATCAGCATAAAAATGTATCCATTACATGAACTGTTGATTTCACATTCTCTTCGCAGACTATTTAGCTTCCTAGTTATCAAATCATGCATAATCTACAACCATTCCATTCATGTTCATGAATTCTTCTCTTCAAAAGTCCTTTTCCAGCGCCATCTGCTTGCAATAAATccaatttatcaactaaatcatAGTCAGTCATCATGAGCGCCCTTGAACCAATAACTTCATATTCTGTTCGCTAACTTCAACTAGCAAAAATTCTGTTCATCAATATTATCAACAGCAATTCCATGCGTCCGTGAATCCTTTGCTTCATAGTCCTTTTCCTGCACCATTTGTTTGCAATAAATCTAGGTTATCAACATGATCAAGTGTCGTTTTGTTCCAGAGATCAGTTTCAACATCATCAAATCCATTCAATGAGCGTCCATGAACTTTTGATAttcaattaatttacaaatttaaatgGGATTTACACATGCCGGTTTCTGAACATGACCGGCATCCATTCCATCTTAATTCTCGAACTTCCAAATTCAAAGTATTCCGCAGAATCTTACTCTTGCAAGAAAtcgattatatatacataatcaacaGCCTTTCCATGAAAGTCCTTGAACTTTTAAGTTCAAGtattttttctgggaaaattgaTCTAATTATCTGCCTCAATCATTAACCACTCCATGAACTCTCAAACATTTTTCCAATATCTTAATCTCGCAAGAAATCTAATTATCTGACGCGATCAACAGCTATTTCACGAGTCTTCCAGCAGTCAGTGTTGCAGTCTTCCAGCAGTCAGTGTTGCAGTCTTCCAGCAGTCAGTGTTTTAGGAGTCTTCCAGCGGTCAGCGTTTCAGAAGTCTTCCAGCAATCAGTCTTCCAGGAGTCTTCCAGCAGTCAGTGCTGCAGTCTTCCAGCAGTCAATGTGCCAGGAGTCTTCCAGCGGTCAGTGTTCCAGGAGTCTTCCAGCAGTCAGAGTTGCAGTCATCCAGCAGTCAGTGTTCCAGTGGTCTTCCAGCAGTCAGTGTTCCAAGAGTCTTCCAGCAATCAGTTTTCCAGGAGTCCTCCAGCAGTCAGTGTTCCAGGAGTCTTCCAGCAGTCTGTGTTTCAGGAGTCTTCCAGCAGTCAGTGTTCCAGACGTCTTCCAGCAGTCGGTGTTCCAGGCGTCTTCCAGCACTCTGTGTTCCAAGTGTCTTCCAGCAGTCTGTGTTCCAGGAGTCTTTCAGCAGTCAACGTTTCATGGGTATTCCAGCAGTCAGTGTTCCAGGAGTCTTCCAGCAGTCAGAGTTGCAGTCTTCCAGCAGTCAATGTTCCAGGGGTCTTCCAGCAGTCAGTGTTCCAGGAGTCTTCCACCAGTCAGTGTTCCAGGATTCTTCCAGTAGTCAGTGTTCCAGGAGTCTTCCAGCAGTCAGTGTTCCAGGCGTCTTCCAGCAGTCGGTGTTCCAGTAATCTTCCAGCAGTCTGTGTCCAGGAGTCTTCCAGCACTCTGTGTTCCAGGAATCTTCCAGCAGTCTTTGTTCCAGGAGTCTTTCAGCAGTCAATGTTTCATGAGTATTCCAGCAGTCAGTGTTCCAGGGGTCTTCCAGCAGTCAGTGTTCCAGGAGTCTTCCAGCAGTCAGTGTTCCAGGAGTCTTCCAGCAGTCAGTGTTCCAGGCGTCTTCCAGCAGTCGGTGTTCCAGTAATCTTCCAGCAGTCTGTGTTCCAGGAGTCTTCCAGCACTCTGTGTTCCAGGAGTCTTCCAGCAGTCTCCTTTCCAGGAGTCTTTCAGCAGCCAATGTTTCACGAGTATTCCAGCAGTCTGTGTTCCAGGAGTCTTCCAGCACTCTGTGTTCCAGGAGCCTTCCAGCAGTGTTCCAGCATCTTTATCTTGCAAGAAATCCAGTTCAGTATCTCAGTTATTATCCCGCCTTTCGTCTCAGTTGGTTGGGATGGTTCCAAAGGTTCACACCAGGTCTTCTGTAACTTTAAACACTCTACCACACTTACAGGCCGCAGCAGGAttaagccagcttaatcta
The nucleotide sequence above comes from Macrobrachium rosenbergii isolate ZJJX-2024 chromosome 1, ASM4041242v1, whole genome shotgun sequence. Encoded proteins:
- the LOC136839687 gene encoding spermidine/spermine N(1)-acetyltransferase-like protein 1, giving the protein MVIAPFTRPPNTAYGDSPILRPTRYKKYYFTSLPAVSVAVFQQSVLQSSSSQCFRSLPAVSVSEVFQQSVFQESSSSQCCSLPAVNVPGVFQRSVFQESSSSQSCSHPAVSVPVVFQQSVFQESSSNQFSRSPPAVSVPGVFQQSVFQESSSSQCSRRLPAVGVPGVFQHSVFQVSSSSLCSRSLSAVNVSWVFQQSVFQESSSSQSCSLPAVNVPGVFQQSVFQESSTSQCSRILPVVSVPGVFQQSVFQASSSSRCSSNLPAVCVQESSSTLCSRNLPAVFVPGVFQQSMFHEYSSSQCSRGLPAVSVPGVFQQSVFQESSSSQCSRRLPAVGVPVIFQQSVFQESSSTLCSRSLPAVSFPGVFQQPMFHEYSSSLCSRSLPALCVPGAFQQCSSIFILQEIQFSISVIIPPFVSVGWDGSKGSHQVFCNFKHSTTLTGRSRIKPA